A stretch of Aeromicrobium tamlense DNA encodes these proteins:
- a CDS encoding aldehyde dehydrogenase family protein — translation MSERVDVRKTYKLFIGGAFPRSESGRTYEVASSRGKFLANAAKASRKDARDAVGAARKAFGGWSKRTPYNRGQILYRVAEVLEGRRDQLVAEVRAAEGVNERRANAIVDAAVDTWVWYAGWADKLSQVTGNANQVNGPFFNLTSPEPTGVVAIAAPQQSSLLGLVEVLAPVLLSGNTAVVVSSYERPLPAITLSEILSTSDVPGGVVNVLTGDIAEIGPWLATHLDVNALDLTGVDDADVARDLEAEAAVNLKRVVRPGTSTAQALTRITPFLEHKTVWHPIGV, via the coding sequence ATGAGCGAGCGCGTCGACGTCCGCAAGACCTACAAGCTGTTCATCGGCGGGGCGTTCCCCCGCTCGGAGTCCGGCCGCACGTACGAGGTCGCGTCCTCGCGCGGGAAGTTCCTGGCCAACGCCGCGAAGGCGTCGCGCAAGGACGCCCGCGACGCGGTCGGCGCGGCCCGCAAGGCCTTCGGCGGCTGGTCGAAGCGCACGCCCTACAACCGGGGCCAGATCCTCTACCGCGTGGCCGAGGTCCTCGAGGGCCGCCGCGACCAGCTGGTCGCCGAGGTCCGCGCCGCCGAGGGCGTCAACGAGCGTCGTGCCAACGCGATCGTCGACGCCGCCGTCGACACGTGGGTCTGGTACGCCGGCTGGGCCGACAAGCTCTCGCAGGTCACCGGCAACGCCAACCAGGTGAACGGGCCGTTCTTCAACCTCACCTCGCCCGAGCCCACGGGCGTCGTGGCGATCGCCGCGCCGCAGCAGTCGTCGCTGCTGGGCCTGGTCGAGGTGCTCGCCCCGGTGCTGCTGTCGGGCAACACGGCGGTCGTCGTGTCGTCCTACGAGCGTCCGCTGCCCGCCATCACGCTCTCGGAGATCCTCTCGACCTCCGACGTGCCCGGCGGCGTGGTCAACGTGCTGACCGGCGACATCGCGGAGATCGGCCCGTGGCTGGCCACGCACCTCGACGTCAACGCGCTCGACCTGACCGGCGTCGACGACGCCGACGTCGCGCGCGACCTGGAGGCCGAGGCCGCGGTGAACCTCAAGCGCGTCGTGCGCCCCGGCACCTCCACGGCCCAGGCGCTCACCCGCATCACGCCGTTCCTCGAGCACAAGACCGTCTGGCACCCGATCGGCGTCTGA
- a CDS encoding uridine kinase family protein, with protein sequence MPHVVILAGPSGSGKSHLAERLGWTVLRLDDFYHDHDHPGLPLSTLGIVDWDDVRSWNLEAAMTAIEELCRHGRTQVPVYDISVSQAVGTHEVVLNGDRFIAEGLFATDMVAPCREAGVLDAAICLTRPRPVVFWLRLVRDLHESRKPPMTLVRRGWRLMRDQPRVIAEAVAAGCVPMHPRRAYRFLTSRR encoded by the coding sequence ATGCCGCACGTCGTGATCCTGGCCGGCCCGTCCGGGTCGGGGAAGTCCCACCTGGCCGAGCGGCTCGGCTGGACCGTGCTGCGGCTCGACGACTTCTACCACGACCACGACCACCCCGGGCTCCCGCTGAGCACGCTCGGGATCGTCGACTGGGACGACGTCCGCTCGTGGAACCTCGAGGCAGCCATGACGGCCATCGAGGAGCTCTGCCGCCACGGCCGCACCCAGGTGCCGGTCTACGACATCTCGGTGAGCCAGGCCGTCGGCACGCACGAGGTCGTGCTGAACGGCGACCGCTTCATCGCCGAGGGCCTCTTCGCCACCGACATGGTCGCGCCGTGCCGCGAGGCCGGCGTGCTCGACGCGGCGATCTGCCTCACCCGTCCGCGGCCCGTCGTCTTCTGGCTGCGGCTCGTGCGCGACCTGCACGAGTCACGCAAGCCGCCGATGACCTTGGTGCGCCGCGGCTGGCGCCTCATGAGGGACCAGCCGCGCGTCATCGCCGAGGCCGTCGCCGCGGGCTGCGTCCCGATGCACCCGCGCCGCGCCTACCGCTTCCTGACCTCACGCCGCTAG
- a CDS encoding adenosine deaminase — protein MRATPEQIAAAPKVALHEHLDGGVRPETVAEIALEIGHDLPAAPEDLGAWFEEASSSGSLVRYLETFQHTVGVMQRPEDLARVAREAVLDLAADGVVYAELRWAPEQHQNAGLSIEEAVEAVQAGIDEGVALVREQGRAMVVGQLLTAMRHASRGLEIAKVAVEYRDRGVLGFDIAGAEDGFPPILHLEAFEYLRRENAHFTIHAGEAFGLPSIWQAVQRCGADRLGHGVRIVDDIDFSASPTAHLGRLAAYIRDRRIPLEMCPSSNLQTGAVAGMTSIADHPIGPLAELGFRVTINSDNRLMSGTSIGREMNLLTDAFGYSLGDLRWFTVNAMKSAFAPFDERLTLINEVIKPGYAALGH, from the coding sequence ATGAGGGCCACGCCGGAGCAGATCGCCGCCGCTCCCAAGGTCGCCCTGCACGAGCACCTCGACGGGGGAGTGCGCCCCGAGACGGTCGCCGAGATCGCCCTCGAGATCGGTCACGACCTGCCGGCCGCGCCCGAGGACCTCGGCGCCTGGTTCGAGGAGGCGTCCTCGTCGGGCTCGCTCGTGCGCTACCTCGAGACCTTCCAGCACACCGTGGGCGTCATGCAGCGCCCCGAGGACCTGGCCCGCGTCGCGCGCGAGGCCGTGCTCGACCTCGCCGCCGACGGCGTGGTCTACGCCGAGCTGCGCTGGGCCCCCGAGCAGCACCAGAACGCCGGACTGTCGATCGAGGAGGCCGTCGAGGCCGTCCAGGCCGGCATCGACGAGGGCGTCGCGCTCGTGCGCGAGCAGGGCCGGGCGATGGTCGTCGGCCAGCTGCTCACCGCCATGCGGCACGCGTCGCGCGGGCTCGAGATCGCGAAGGTCGCGGTGGAGTACCGAGACCGGGGCGTGCTCGGCTTCGACATCGCGGGCGCCGAGGACGGCTTCCCGCCGATCCTGCACCTCGAGGCGTTCGAGTACCTGCGCCGCGAGAACGCCCACTTCACGATCCACGCCGGCGAGGCGTTCGGCCTGCCGTCGATCTGGCAGGCCGTGCAGCGCTGCGGCGCCGACCGCCTCGGTCACGGCGTGCGGATCGTCGACGACATCGACTTCTCGGCCTCGCCGACGGCGCACCTCGGCCGCCTCGCGGCGTACATCCGCGACCGTCGCATCCCCTTGGAGATGTGCCCGTCGTCGAATCTGCAGACCGGCGCCGTCGCCGGGATGACGTCGATCGCCGACCACCCGATCGGCCCGCTGGCCGAGCTGGGCTTCCGCGTCACGATCAACAGCGACAACCGACTCATGAGCGGCACCTCGATCGGCCGCGAGATGAACCTGCTGACCGACGCCTTCGGCTACAGCCTGGGCGACCTGCGCTGGTTCACCGTCAACGCCATGAAGAGCGCCTTCGCCCCGTTCGACGAGCGACTCACGCTCATCAACGAGGTCATCAAGCCCGGCTACGCGGCCCTCGGCCACTGA
- a CDS encoding MaoC family dehydratase, with the protein MRILNDRAEIAASSGTELGVSSWIEIHQDRIDMFADATGDRQWIHVDPERAADGPFGATIAHGYLTLSLLPFLGAQVYAFAGDRARVNYGLNRVRFMAPVKVGSKVRNRVEVLDVRDIEKGQQVTLQHTVEIEGSEKPACIAETVTLLMDA; encoded by the coding sequence ATGCGCATCCTGAACGACAGAGCCGAGATCGCCGCGTCCTCCGGGACCGAGCTGGGCGTCAGCTCATGGATCGAGATCCACCAGGACCGCATCGACATGTTCGCCGATGCGACCGGTGACCGGCAGTGGATCCACGTCGATCCCGAGCGCGCGGCCGACGGCCCGTTCGGCGCCACGATCGCCCACGGCTACCTCACGCTCTCGCTGCTGCCGTTCCTCGGCGCCCAGGTCTACGCGTTCGCCGGCGACCGCGCCCGCGTCAACTACGGCCTCAACCGCGTGCGCTTCATGGCGCCCGTGAAGGTCGGCTCGAAGGTCCGCAACCGTGTGGAGGTCCTCGACGTCCGCGACATCGAGAAGGGACAGCAGGTGACGCTGCAGCACACCGTCGAGATCGAGGGCAGCGAGAAGCCGGCGTGCATCGCCGAGACCGTCACCCTGCTGATGGACGCCTGA
- a CDS encoding thymidine phosphorylase has product MTEKFAPTDVIVAKRDGHELTDDQIDWVVDAYTRGVVADEQMSALAMAILLNGMNRREIARWTAAMIATGERMDFSSLSRPTADKHSTGGVGDKITLPLAPLVAACGVAVPQLSGRGLGHTGGTLDKLESIPGWRAALSNDEMMTQLEDLGAVICAAGSGLAPADKKLYALRDITGTVEAIPLIASSIMSKKIAEGTGALVLDVKVGSGAFMKHEADARELAETMVALGTDAGVRTVALLTDMSIPLGLTAGNALEVRESVEVLAGGGPSDVVELTVALAREMLQAAGVTDVDPADALADGRAMDAWKAMIRAQDGDPDAELPVARETETVTADADGVLTSLDAYAVGVAAWRLGAGRSRPGEAVQAGAGVELHAKPGDTVRAGQPLLTLHTDTPERFERAREALEGGWSIGASGPRATPIVIDRIGG; this is encoded by the coding sequence ATGACAGAGAAGTTCGCCCCCACCGACGTCATCGTCGCCAAGCGCGACGGCCACGAGCTGACCGACGACCAGATCGACTGGGTCGTCGACGCGTACACGCGCGGCGTCGTGGCCGACGAGCAGATGTCCGCGCTCGCGATGGCGATCCTGCTGAACGGCATGAACCGTCGCGAGATCGCCCGCTGGACCGCGGCGATGATCGCCACGGGCGAGCGGATGGACTTCTCCTCGCTGTCGCGGCCGACGGCCGACAAGCACAGCACCGGTGGCGTGGGCGACAAGATCACGCTGCCGCTCGCGCCCCTCGTGGCCGCGTGCGGCGTCGCCGTGCCGCAGCTGTCGGGCCGCGGTCTCGGCCACACGGGCGGCACGCTCGACAAGCTCGAGTCGATCCCCGGCTGGCGCGCGGCACTGTCGAACGACGAGATGATGACCCAGCTCGAGGACCTCGGCGCGGTCATCTGCGCCGCGGGCTCGGGCCTGGCGCCGGCGGACAAGAAGCTCTACGCCCTGCGCGACATCACCGGCACGGTGGAGGCGATCCCGCTCATCGCCAGCTCGATCATGAGCAAGAAGATCGCCGAGGGCACGGGCGCGCTCGTGCTGGACGTGAAGGTCGGCTCGGGCGCGTTCATGAAGCACGAGGCGGACGCCCGCGAGCTCGCCGAGACGATGGTCGCGCTCGGCACCGACGCGGGCGTGCGCACCGTGGCCCTGCTGACGGACATGTCGATCCCACTCGGCCTCACGGCGGGCAATGCCCTCGAGGTGCGCGAGTCGGTGGAGGTGCTGGCCGGAGGCGGCCCGTCCGACGTCGTCGAGCTCACCGTCGCGCTGGCCCGGGAGATGCTCCAGGCGGCCGGCGTCACCGACGTCGACCCGGCCGACGCACTCGCCGACGGCCGCGCGATGGACGCCTGGAAGGCCATGATCCGCGCGCAGGACGGCGATCCCGATGCGGAGCTGCCCGTCGCGCGCGAGACCGAGACCGTCACGGCCGACGCCGACGGCGTGCTCACCTCGCTCGACGCCTACGCCGTGGGCGTGGCCGCGTGGCGACTCGGCGCGGGCCGCTCGCGTCCGGGCGAGGCCGTCCAGGCCGGTGCCGGCGTCGAGCTGCACGCCAAGCCCGGCGACACCGTCCGGGCCGGGCAGCCGCTGCTGACCCTGCACACCGACACGCCCGAGCGGTTCGAGCGGGCACGCGAGGCGCTCGAGGGCGGCTGGTCGATCGGTGCCTCGGGGCCCCGGGCGACGCCGATCGTCATCGACCGCATCGGCGGCTGA
- a CDS encoding cytochrome P450: MSTLTTFDPTDADFLRDPYPALADLRRQGSLVWHEPWSTWLATDHATVGAVLKNRAFGRLWHDWEPVEEMEPFNTLHRNQLMENEPPAHTRMRRLLAGAFGRGHVERMRPRIESLAADMVAALPEQFDVLADYAEPMPVYVICDLLGVPREDHEDLRRWSQAIVHMYEKDIDEATKAEAIEASTAFADYVREVIAMRRAQPGEDLVSDLIAETDAGKGFTDDELVATVVLLLNAGHEASVNTFGNGFHALLTHRDQLARVTSGEVPIDLALEELIRFDAPLQLFERTATKDVEVAGQLVTAGQKVACLMGSANRDAAVFEDADTFDVGRDPNPHVGFGLGIHFCLGAPLARLELGITLRALLDRFPDLVLAGESPRRPTWVLRGYESIQVSA, from the coding sequence ATGAGCACGCTGACCACCTTCGACCCCACCGACGCCGACTTCCTGCGCGATCCCTACCCGGCCCTGGCCGATCTGCGCAGGCAGGGATCCCTGGTCTGGCACGAGCCGTGGTCGACGTGGTTGGCCACCGATCACGCCACCGTCGGCGCGGTGCTGAAGAACCGCGCCTTCGGGCGGCTGTGGCACGACTGGGAGCCGGTGGAGGAGATGGAGCCGTTCAACACGCTCCACCGCAACCAGCTCATGGAGAACGAGCCGCCCGCGCACACCCGCATGCGGCGCCTGCTGGCCGGCGCGTTCGGCCGCGGCCACGTCGAGCGCATGCGTCCGCGCATCGAGTCGCTCGCCGCCGACATGGTCGCCGCGCTGCCCGAGCAGTTCGACGTGCTGGCCGACTACGCCGAGCCGATGCCCGTCTACGTCATCTGCGACCTGCTGGGCGTCCCGCGCGAGGACCACGAGGACCTGCGCCGCTGGAGCCAGGCGATCGTGCACATGTACGAGAAGGACATCGACGAGGCCACGAAGGCCGAGGCCATCGAGGCCAGCACGGCGTTCGCCGACTACGTGCGCGAGGTCATCGCGATGCGTCGTGCGCAGCCCGGCGAGGACCTGGTCAGCGACCTCATCGCCGAGACCGACGCGGGCAAGGGCTTCACCGACGACGAGCTCGTCGCCACGGTGGTGCTGCTGCTCAACGCCGGCCACGAGGCCAGCGTCAACACGTTCGGCAACGGCTTCCACGCCCTGCTGACGCACCGCGACCAGCTCGCCCGCGTCACGAGCGGCGAGGTGCCGATCGATCTCGCGCTGGAGGAGCTCATCCGCTTCGACGCGCCGCTGCAGCTCTTCGAGCGCACCGCCACGAAGGACGTCGAGGTCGCCGGCCAGCTCGTCACCGCCGGGCAGAAGGTGGCGTGCCTGATGGGCTCGGCCAACCGCGACGCCGCAGTGTTCGAGGACGCCGACACGTTCGACGTGGGTCGCGACCCGAACCCTCACGTCGGCTTCGGGCTGGGCATCCACTTCTGCCTCGGCGCGCCGCTGGCGCGCCTCGAGCTCGGCATCACCCTGCGTGCCCTGCTCGACCGTTTCCCCGATCTCGTCCTCGCGGGCGAGTCCCCGCGTCGGCCCACGTGGGTCCTGCGCGGCTACGAGAGCATCCAGGTGTCTGCATGA
- a CDS encoding cytidine deaminase yields the protein MSGFGFTPAEAPVDWDALTKYAVEVMQRAYAPYSKYKVGAAGLVEDGRVVLGCNVENAAYGVALCAECGMVSALHSTGGGKLRAVVCVEGQGRPVMPCGRCRQLLWENGGPECQLLTASGVKTMAEVLPDAFDVTDLDDS from the coding sequence ATGAGCGGATTCGGTTTCACCCCGGCCGAGGCGCCCGTCGACTGGGACGCCCTCACGAAGTACGCCGTCGAGGTCATGCAGCGCGCCTACGCGCCCTACTCGAAGTACAAGGTCGGCGCCGCCGGCCTCGTCGAGGACGGGCGGGTCGTGCTGGGCTGCAACGTCGAGAACGCGGCCTACGGCGTGGCCCTGTGCGCCGAGTGCGGCATGGTCTCGGCCCTGCACTCCACCGGTGGCGGCAAGCTCCGTGCGGTCGTGTGCGTCGAGGGACAGGGGCGCCCGGTCATGCCGTGCGGCCGTTGCCGACAATTGCTGTGGGAGAACGGCGGCCCCGAGTGCCAGCTGTTGACCGCCTCGGGCGTCAAGACGATGGCCGAGGTGCTCCCCGACGCCTTCGACGTGACGGACCTGGACGACTCATGA